A single window of Ficedula albicollis isolate OC2 chromosome 8, FicAlb1.5, whole genome shotgun sequence DNA harbors:
- the LOC101815413 gene encoding putative protein TPRXL, translated as MSFSVNSSTEIPSPTLTTSTLEENQPSHEATEPFSTTEEVDDASSATPTSSLNTVPATTNNSQSGLFDGQTLGSTAARSETKPGTSPVAATEESTVEPRTSSASISTVRSMSFAAASSFVTETRLVTSFTAASTAAIPTSTPTMAQSLEPRHEKASVVDVGDDDNSELPSLAGKTRADPLVITVISVFIVMVGILGLVGFLRYRQHNNRMEFRRLQDLPMDDMMEDTPLSLYSY; from the exons ATGAGCTTCTCAgtcaacagcagcactgaaatcccCTCCCCTACCTTGACTACCAGCACTCTGGAAGAAAACCAGCCTAGCCATGAAGCCACAGAGCCTTTCAGCACAACTGAAGAAGTGGATGATGCCAGCAGTGCAACCCCCACATCTTCTCTGAACACTGTGCCAG CAACAACTAACAACTCTCAGTCAGGGCTTTTTGATGGGCAGACCCTGGGGTCCACAGCAGCAAGGTCTGAAACCAAGCCAGGAACAAGCCCTGTGGCTGCCACAGAGGAGAGCACTGTGGAGCCCAGAACTTCCTCTGCTTCCATCTCCACTGTACGGAGCAtgtcctttgctgctgcctccagttTTGTGACAGAGACACGCCTTGTGACCAGCTTCAcggctgccagcacagctgccatcCCCACCAGCACACCCACAATGGCACAGTCATTGGAGCCCAGGCACGAGAAGGCTTCTGTGGTGGATGTTGGTGATGATGACAATTCAG AGCTACCCAGTTTGGCTGGCAAAACAAGGGCTGATCCCTTGGTGATCACTGTGATCTCTGTCTTCATTGTCATGGTGGGCATCCTGGGCCTGGTGGGCTTCTTGCGATACCGCCAGCACAACAACCGCATGGAATTCCGGCGCCTGCAGGACCTGCCCATG GATGACATGATGGAGGACACCCCTCTCTCCCTCTACAGCTACTAG